The genomic DNA CCGGAGGGGTGCGCACCCGTCACCGCACCCACCGCGCCGCGCCTCATTCCGGGCGGCCGCTACGCGGTGGATTTCGCCGTGCACGTGGCGCTGCAGAAGTATGCCTTCCACCTGCCGCTGGCGCGCCAGGAGCGCATGTACCGGCGCGAGGGCCTGGTAGTGGATACCCAGACACTCTGGGACCAGTTGTCCGCCCTGGCCCGCCACCTCCAGCCCAGCTACGAGGCACTGCTCACCGTCGTCTTCGCTTCCCCCCTCATCCACGCGGATGAGACGCACTGGCACCTGCTGGACAAGGGCCCGGGGAAGAAATGGTACGCATGGACGGTGGCCAGTCCCCGCGCGGTGCACCACCGCATTCTCCCCAGCCGTTCCGGGGCCACGGCTCGGCAGGTACTGGGCAACTACCAGGGCGTCGCCATGGTGGATGGCTACGCGGCCTACCAGACGGCGACGAAACCGGGGGCCGATGGGCCGGCCTCCTGTAGCCTGGTGTTTTGTTGGGCCCACGTGCGGCGCAAATTCGTGGAGGCCGAGCAGGTGGCCCCCGCGTGCGCCCAGGTGCTGAGCCTCATTGGCCAGTTGTATGCCATTGAGGCGGGCCTGCCCGACCCGCATGCGCTGGAGGGAGCACAACAGACCGCGGCGCTCGCGCTCCGTCTGCTGGTGCGGCGGGAGCAGTCCGTCCCGCTGGTGGCGGCCATCCGTGAGTGGGCACTGGCTCAGCGCGCGCTGCCGGGCAGCGGCCTGCGCAAGGCCCTCGAGTACATGCTGGCGCTGTGGAGCGGGCTCACCGTCTTCCTCTCCAACCCCTGGGTGCCCTTGGACAACAACCTGGTGGAGCGCCAGCTGCGCGACCTGGTGCTGGGCCGCAAGAATCACTACGGCTCCAAGTCGCTGCGCGGCACCGAGGTGGCGGCCCTCTTCTACTCGCTGATTGAGACGGCCCGCCTGGGCGGTGAGGACCCGGGGCGCTACCTGCTGCGCGCCGCGCTCGCCGCCATCGACAACCCCGGCACCTTCACGCTCCCCTCCAGCCTCGACTGACGCCGCCGCGCTTTGTTTCGTGGCCCGGCTGGCTCTCCTCGCCTCGTCCAGACGGGGCTCGGCGAGCTATTACGAACGATCCGAAGTGAGATCAAGGCGTTAGCCGGTAACAGCGCGACCTGCTTAGGGTTTTGCTTCCGCCTTGATGCGGGTTCGATTCCCGCCGCCTCCACTTTTTACAACGGCATGCGGTCCTTCGCTCCTCCGAGCAGCTCGAACACTTCGTCCCACGTCTGGGAATCGGATTCAGCGCGCGGTGGCATGCAGTAATGAGCGGGCCGCTTGTCTTCGTCTGGGGCCCTCGGGTCGGCGCCTGCGGCGAGCAGCAGCTTGATCATGGGGAGGTCCAATCGAAGTGCCGCAAGCCCGAGAGCCGTGTATCCGGAAATCCCGCCCCAGTCGTTGATGGTCCGGACGGCCCCTGCGAACAGCAGCAGAGCCGCCATAGCCAAGTAGCCCGACTCCGCGCATATCCGCAGCGGCGTGTCGCCTCCGCCGCTGCGCACATTGGGGTCGGCCCCCGCCCTCACGAGCACCTCAAGGGCCGCTACCTCTTGCTCGCAGACGGCCGTCAACAGGGGAGTTTGGTCCCGCTCGACATCCCAGGCATTGACGTCCGCGCCGTGCTCGATGAGCACCTTGAGCATGTCGACCTCGCCTCCATCGCAGAGTGCGAAGATGGCCTCTTGCAGTGGACGCAGCCCCCGCCCCTCTGACTGTGGCTCGTTCGGATTGGCTCCCCCTTCTAGCAGTGCCTTGACCCGTGCTGTATCGTGCTGCTTGATCGCAGCGAAGAGATCCTTCGACATGATTTACCTATCCGCCATCGGATGACCTGAGACGCAATTCGTCCCTTCGAGTCGCTTCAGGTACGCGATGCCTTTTTGGAGGTCACCGATTGCTTTATCATGGCCAGCATCGGATTTTCCTCCGAAGCATTTTTTCTTGATCTCCTCACGTTTATCAAGGACTTTCTGCATGGCTTTGAGACGATTCCGGATGTTGGAGCACGGGATCTCCGGCTCCCATCTCTCGTTCGACGAATTAGGATGCCTCGGATCGAGGATAGGG from Melittangium boletus DSM 14713 includes the following:
- the tnpC gene encoding IS66 family transposase, producing the protein MVPLGQVKDLETAKQMAALLEAENARLHQRLEALVQENARLKGEDAQARLQLELTQLQEQLARMQQRLFGASSEKRPSAQQEEPAAHECQQRGHGPRAQPELPVQEVLLPLDEADKVCGLCGGALAEWRGQTEDSEEVSVVERHFVLKRYRRQKYRCPEGCAPVTAPTAPRLIPGGRYAVDFAVHVALQKYAFHLPLARQERMYRREGLVVDTQTLWDQLSALARHLQPSYEALLTVVFASPLIHADETHWHLLDKGPGKKWYAWTVASPRAVHHRILPSRSGATARQVLGNYQGVAMVDGYAAYQTATKPGADGPASCSLVFCWAHVRRKFVEAEQVAPACAQVLSLIGQLYAIEAGLPDPHALEGAQQTAALALRLLVRREQSVPLVAAIREWALAQRALPGSGLRKALEYMLALWSGLTVFLSNPWVPLDNNLVERQLRDLVLGRKNHYGSKSLRGTEVAALFYSLIETARLGGEDPGRYLLRAALAAIDNPGTFTLPSSLD
- a CDS encoding ankyrin repeat domain-containing protein — its product is MSKDLFAAIKQHDTARVKALLEGGANPNEPQSEGRGLRPLQEAIFALCDGGEVDMLKVLIEHGADVNAWDVERDQTPLLTAVCEQEVAALEVLVRAGADPNVRSGGGDTPLRICAESGYLAMAALLLFAGAVRTINDWGGISGYTALGLAALRLDLPMIKLLLAAGADPRAPDEDKRPAHYCMPPRAESDSQTWDEVFELLGGAKDRMPL